CCAGATTGCAACAAATTTGATGCGGCGTGGACGGAATTTTATTATGATGAAATTCTTAAAGGGAGTAAACATTCTCTTGTGTCAGATCACACCATGGTGCAGTGTTTAGAGAAGTGTATGCTGTATCCAAAATGTAGAAGCGTAAGTGTGAAAGAAGATGAAAAATTATGTATGTTGCATCACAGCCGACATGACGACgagaaaaataaattagaaatgGCGGAAGGTTGGACTCACATTGAAACCGATGACACTTTGGAAAATGTGAGTTACCATTACCCCGTTGGTTTTATTTTGGTTGGAAGTGCGCAGAATTTAATTCCGCGATTGACATAGGCAAATTTGCTAAGGGTCGCACAATTTAGTTTCGCGAACccctatttttttaaacagttggcaaaattaattttttggcaattttaagtgttcataaaaacaaaaaaactaatagaatttgttaacgtctgaataaaatatttatcaacTTCAAGCTCGAAcccagcaccttttaccgtggcgtcgctagaattatcagaaagcgcagcgccgttgagaagcaaatagtcctggggacgaggttgtataaacttacctcgtccccagggctttatTCCCGTCCCGGTATTAAAAAAACAGTGAgtgggatcgaggttgttataaactatttgttttctttttttgtatcgACCATCAATTAGGTACCAGAATTTATCATAAAATAATTTGGATTTAGCCTAATTTAATTTCGAAAGTCGCAATATATCATTTTGCGAAAATTTTATTCCTTACTGAGGTAAATTAAAATCTATTTGAGTTTGAGCACAAATCCTAGATGGCATTTTGAAGTGATATTATTATTAGCCTATTGGAAAATCGATGGGTTACAAAATTCTCGCCCTCAACGGTAGTGAATATGTAAATTATACACAAAATACTAACTAACAAGCTCTAAGGCTAGTATGACGGACTTTATTTGCAGCATCATTGAACAACGTTTCCTACTTATAGATTGGTCCTTACTGCAACGCCAATCGACCATGTGAAGGATATGATATATGTGTTGACACATGCAGTGGAGAGCAATACGAATGCTACCGATATGAAGAAGAGTATGAGATAAACGAATCGGGTGGGAGTGGGGGGGAGAGGGTGGGGTGGAAGAGGGTGGGTCAGAAAAAACAAGCTGGTCAAGAATAAGAGAATGGTGGAAGGGATATTATAGACCGAGAAACTGGAGAGGGAGAAGACATTTTTAAGATAATCAAGACTTGTTAAAAAACGTTTATAAATTCTATAGTAAGTCCAACCATGGATAAAAAAACAGGCCAACATCTTTCTCACCTCAGGGTTACCTTGACTGCCGCTGAAAACACATGTTTCCATACATGATCAGCCAACCTCGTTGCCAGGGCAATGTTTTGTTCTTTGGCATCTGAGACGGCGCGAATCAATAAATCGAAAAATTACCCCTGAAACAAGGTTGCTGATTAGCGTTTTGAGCTTTACATGATAaaggaaaagttttttttggcaTATGGTGGAGTGACGTCATTAGAATTTCTCAAAATCGCGAACTTTTTGCATTGTGTGGCTTGCCTAGCTGGACATTTTTTATGGGTCTAACGACAAACATATTGTGAAGTGATAAAACATGAGAAATCCACACAAAAATTTTGAACAAGCCAAAGTtgaattttattaaatattgttttttaatttatatggtGTGTAACCAACACACTCACCTCATAGTCTTCCTActatttttttcagatttttattcagtgtctatgGCAccttttacattttgtttgtgtagctaaaatatatatgtagcaGTCATTCTATTGTAACTAAGGACTtattaaagcatttttttattattttagtttgGACGCACTTACTAGGCAAATTTGTACAAATCACATGTtgtcaaatataaaatataaagtcTAAAATATTGTGttctattattgttattattccgaatatttatacaggataggcACTTCTATGTGtgtcctgtgttcggaatgtatacattaattATACACCGgcaatacctacccaatttt
Above is a window of Hydractinia symbiolongicarpus strain clone_291-10 chromosome 3, HSymV2.1, whole genome shotgun sequence DNA encoding:
- the LOC130636374 gene encoding uncharacterized protein LOC130636374 translates to MLGEMFGIISRLFCCLTLLFYAINGIILRLPDCNKFDAAWTEFYYDEILKGSKHSLVSDHTMVQCLEKCMLYPKCRSVSVKEDEKLCMLHHSRHDDEKNKLEMAEGWTHIETDDTLENIGPYCNANRPCEGYDICVDTCSGEQYECYRYEEEYEINESGGSGGERVGWKRVGQKKQAGQE